In Carassius gibelio isolate Cgi1373 ecotype wild population from Czech Republic chromosome B19, carGib1.2-hapl.c, whole genome shotgun sequence, one DNA window encodes the following:
- the LOC127979558 gene encoding uncharacterized protein LOC127979558, whose amino-acid sequence MASAKSHKGMSNAEWLARLESFAQTGVWPSTQGNRPSPRQKRWHEMYQKIEKCPLQMRGQTTLLKEAQTCICGFHKVHPPVTGEASQSTPAQSTPSVSDVSCPAKRPKLTLSMFEKSRFGGSHVAAAKPNLSTQRKTSQMLEHSSSATVSCPPSDPHPPPSPKPHQPVIQSSSSFFLPPPQSSQRIKKTATPSTVSENTVVRSPQVSSQPEDLPLLWPQTMPQQDQKWVSEALFRVGAKGKLELRENLQLWYHPPPPALLYHQAPTPDRFFSQRLLLWMPYKLWKVRLQCTNPACARQQLCGGGLHRRVRQVLDIDRYYNLVTETLICTRCRTSYLSWSQAVLQQLDLAHRSEFRVILTRKYACDIRVLRLLRERGMGNGPVRIIGQLRENHSEEWLKRALRYTSECVAFFDNRGLHPLHFQEPPPLASVPSYKWLLTVYSQDILNRLDHIKASITSTYGSILKMDSTKKITKKLSGPAKGTAQWLTSVGNEIGQVLMSVLTANEGAGLDLMAAGLMERYRSAGVDPPTIIYVDCDCCKKVGETKLKRRFSV is encoded by the exons atggcttcagctaagtctcacaaaggcatgagtaatgctgaatggcttgcgcgtctggagagttttgcccaaacaggagtttggccatctacacaggggaatagaccttctccccgacaaaaaagatggcatgagatgtatcagaag atagaaaagtgccctctgcaaatgaggggacagaccactcttctgaaggaagctcagacatgtatttgtggctttcacaag gttcatccaccagtcacaggggaagcatcacagagcaccccggcccaaagcacaccctctgtcagcgatgtgtcatgtcctgcaaagagacctaaactgacattgtcaatg tttgaaaagtcaaggtttggaggctcacatgtggcagcagcaaaacctaatttgagcacccagaggaaaacctctcag atgttagagcactccagttcagctacagtttcatgtccaccctctgatcctcatcctcctccatcccccaaacctcatcagcccgtcatccagtcctcctcttccttcttccttcctccacctcagagttcacaacgcatcaaaaaaacagcaacgccatcaactgtttctgagaatactgttgtgaggagccca CAGGTCTCATCTCAGCCAGAAGATCTCCCCCTTCTGTGGCCACAGACAATGCCACAGCAAGACCAGAAGTGGGTGTCAGAAGCACTTTTTAGGGTTGGTGCAAAGGGAAAGCTGGAGCTGCGTGAAAACCTACAGTTGTGGTATCACCCCCCACCACCAGCCCTGTTGTACCACCAAGCTCCAACACCTGATAGGTTTTTTTCACAGCGTCTCTTGCTCTGGATGCCATATAAGCTGTGGAAGGTGCGGCTCCAGTGTACTAACCCTGCCTGTGCCAGGCAACAGCTGTGTGGTGGTGGACTGCACAGGAGGGTACGACAGGTGTTAGACATTGACAGATACTACAACCTGGTGACAGAGACCCTGATCTGCACCAGGTGTAGAACCAGCTATCTGTCCTGGAGTCAAGCTGTGCTGCAGCAGTTGGACCTGGCCCATCGATCTGAATTCAGGGTCATCCTCACACGcaa gtatgcctgtgacattcgggttcttcgcttgctgcgtgagaggggcatggggaatggcccagtgaggatcatcggccagctgagagagaaccacagtgaggagtggttgaaacgtgcgcttcggtacacatcagagtgtgtggccttttttgataatcgtggcctgcatccgctgcacttccaggagccaccaccacttgcttcagtacccagctacaaatggctcctcactgtatatagtcaggacattctcaacaggctcgatcacataaaggccagcataacatccacgtatggatcaatcttaaaaatggattcaactaagaag ATCACCAAGAAGTTGAGCGGGCCTGCGAAAGGCACAGCACAGTGGCTTACCTCAGTGGGCAATGAGATAGGTCAGGTGCTGATGAGTGTCCTGACTGCGAATGAAGGGGCTGGGTTAGACCTCATGGCTGCAGGGCTCATGGAGCGATACCGGAGTGCTGGTGTTGATCCTCCCACTATCATTTATGTGGACTGTGATTGTTGCAAGAAAGTGGGAGAGACTAAATTGAAGAGGCGGTTCAgcgtgtaa
- the LOC127979559 gene encoding uncharacterized protein LOC127979559 — protein MASAKSHKGMSNAEWLARLESFAQTGVWPSTQGNRPSPRQKRWHEMYQKIEKCPLQMRGQTTLLKEAQTCICGFHKVHPPVTGEASQSTPAQSTPSVSDVSCPAKRPKLTLSMFEKSRFGGSHVAAAKPNLSTQRKTSQMLEHSSSATVSCPPSDPHPPPSPKPHQPVIQSSSSFFLPPPQSSQRIKKTATPSTVSENTVVRSPQVSSQPEDLPLLWPQTMPQQDQKWVSEALFRVGAKGKLELRENLQLWYHPPPPALLYHQAPTPDRFFSQRLLLWMPYKLWKVRLQCTNPACARQQLCGGGLHRRVRQVLDIDRYYNLVTETLICTRCRTSYLSWSQAVLQQLDLAHRSEFRVILTRKYACDIRVLRLLRERGMGNGPVRIIGQLRENHSEEWLKRALRYTSECVAFFDNRGLHPLHFQEPPPLASVPSYKWLLTVYSQDILNRLDHIKASITSTYGSILKMDSTKKITKKLSGPAKGTAQWLTSVGNEIGQVLMSVLTANEGAGLDLMAAGLMERYRSAGVDPPTIIYVDCDCCKKVGETKLKRRFSGWPDVIVRLDIWHFMRRLAVGCTTDAHQLYPTFMARLSSCIFEWDAGDLTLLRQAKREQLIQQGWPTLSEAELDHHLTKAELLQHCRRRTRGEETTFRLLDMLIRELMGGKGNDALGVPLLDSVRMQHIWNVQRRHITCIQDPPNVPLYTETGTTSKGGVVLKTYRCARGSTSLESFHCHLNRFIPGNSANSLNFQIYLLEGLLRWNQDRAEAAVADGGSTLRSYTGELFYSVNENYNKLYGRKLVPSFTPPAVYTGELIGVQYLLRQNSQPLEDMCPTSDRTSQLLEEIDVEEQVEKDEGFIDFFGEEATVANLVASDDLVLSGPPVLPAAPVPSVQAPTAAPLPSVKIPPLPIVQTPPLPSVQTPPLPSVQTPPLPSVQTPPLPSVQTPPLPSVQTTPLPSVQTPPLPSVQAPPLLRVRAPSTAPVPSVAASLLSVQAPPLFRVRAPSAAPVPSVQAPPLLRVRAPSAAPVPSVAAPLPSVQTPPLPSVQAPPLLRVRAPSAAPVPSVQDPLDTPVPSAMAVDEHCIPGMDRVDALAECLVELRTQTSLTLTNQQVATIVGLWQNLDKFDKDRVVYAARHQDRLLTGRFRSPKKKAVFTPGVDSTKRCVLGSSGSPAQWPNCCRLVEMIFIRLCNIHRSPKKQRTECLSRWDLILRDYRKIRQLILSNGTVMSDTTLQLVEVNQRTLTTWHNNRLKGQEVSLLLQGLDLPEARPVALDVLPPARVQPVVPPQYSHQLHTYQMPPDTAGQAKTKFRKIAPSATCTSATATSIWPSAVHPQHSATSSQLRTICPRPTAPHPLVPDTPTAPVVSQMFLVPCPAPFSTINPGAISSEPPANDTATPTKRSYNRTRGFEPTIS, from the exons atggcttcagctaagtctcacaaaggcatgagtaatgctgaatggcttgcgcgtctggagagttttgcccaaacaggagtttggccatctacacaggggaatagaccttctccccgacaaaaaagatggcatgagatgtatcagaag atagaaaagtgccctctgcaaatgaggggacagaccactcttctgaaggaagctcagacatgtatttgtggctttcacaag gttcatccaccagtcacaggggaagcatcacagagcaccccggcccaaagcacaccctctgtcagcgatgtgtcatgtcctgcaaagagacctaaactgacattgtcaatg tttgaaaagtcaaggtttggaggctcacatgtggcagcagcaaaacctaatttgagcacccagaggaaaacctctcag atgttagagcactccagttcagctacagtttcatgtccaccctctgatcctcatcctcctccatcccccaaacctcatcagcccgtcatccagtcctcctcttccttcttccttcctccacctcagagttcacaacgcatcaaaaaaacagcaacgccatcaactgtttctgagaatactgttgtgaggagccca CAGGTCTCATCTCAGCCAGAAGATCTCCCCCTTCTGTGGCCACAGACAATGCCACAGCAAGACCAGAAGTGGGTGTCAGAAGCACTTTTTAGGGTTGGTGCAAAGGGAAAGCTGGAGCTGCGTGAAAACCTACAGTTGTGGTATCACCCCCCACCACCAGCCCTGTTGTACCACCAAGCTCCAACACCTGATAGGTTTTTTTCACAGCGTCTCTTGCTCTGGATGCCATATAAGCTGTGGAAGGTGCGGCTCCAGTGTACTAACCCTGCCTGTGCCAGGCAACAGCTGTGTGGTGGTGGACTGCACAGGAGGGTACGACAGGTGTTAGACATTGACAGATACTACAACCTGGTGACAGAGACCCTGATCTGCACCAGGTGTAGAACCAGCTATCTGTCCTGGAGTCAAGCTGTGCTGCAGCAGTTGGACCTGGCCCATCGATCTGAATTCAGGGTCATCCTCACACGcaa gtatgcctgtgacattcgggttcttcgcttgctgcgtgagaggggcatggggaatggcccagtgaggatcatcggccagctgagagagaaccacagtgaggagtggttgaaacgtgcgcttcggtacacatcagagtgtgtggccttttttgataatcgtggcctgcatccgctgcacttccaggagccaccaccacttgcttcagtacccagctacaaatggctcctcactgtatatagtcaggacattctcaacaggctcgatcacataaaggccagcataacatccacgtatggatcaatcttaaaaatggattcaactaagaag ATCACCAAGAAGTTGAGCGGGCCTGCGAAAGGCACAGCACAGTGGCTTACCTCAGTGGGCAATGAGATAGGTCAGGTGCTGATGAGTGTCCTGACTGCGAATGAAGGGGCTGGGTTAGACCTCATGGCTGCAGGGCTCATGGAGCGATACCGGAGTGCTGGTGTTGATCCTCCCACTATCATTTATGTGGACTGTGATTGTTGCAAGAAAGTGGGAGAGACTAAATTGAAGAGGCGGTTCAGCGGCTGGCCAGATGTCATCGTCCGCCTAGACATTTGGCATTTTATGCGACGTCTGGCAGTAGGGTGCACCACTGACGCCCACCAGTTGTACCCTACTTTTATGGCAAGGCTGTCATCCTGTATTTTTGAGTGGGATGCAGGGGATCTCACTCTGCTGAGACAGGCCAAAAGGGAGCAACTCATCCAACAGGGCTGGCCTACTCTGTCGGAGGCAGAACTGGACCATCATTTAACtaaagctgagctgctccagCACTGCAGGAGGAGAACACGGGGAGAAGAAACCACTTTCCGCCTCCTTGATATGCTCATCAGAGAGCTCATGGGTGGCAAGGGGAATGATGCTCTTGGTGTTCCTCTACTTGACAGTGTGAGAATGCAGCACATCTGGAATGTCCAGAGGCGGCACATCACCTGTATCCAAGACCCTCCAAATGTGCCGCTCTATACTGAAACTGGAACTACAAGCAAGGGTGGGGTGGTTCTAAAAACTTATCGTTGTGCCAGAGGCTCCACATCCCTGGAATCATTTCACTGCCACCTAAACAGATTTATTCCAG gGAACAGCGCAAACAGCCTGAACTTCCAGATTTATCTCCTGGAAGGTTTATTACGCTGGAATCAGGACCGGGCTGAAGCTGCTGTTGCAGATGGAGGTTCAACTCTGCGCTCTTACACAGGGGAGCTGTTTTACTCTGTCAATGAGAACTACAATAAGTTGTATGGCAGGAAATTGGTCCCTAGCTTCACTCCACCTGCAGTATACacag gggagctcattggagtacagtacttgttgaggcagaatagtcagcccctggaggacatgtgccctacctctgataggacctctcaattgctggaggagatagatgtggaggagcaagtggaaaaggatgagggtttcattgatttctttggagaggaagccacagtggcaaatcttgtggcatcagatgacttagtcctttcaggtccaccagttctaccagctgcaccagttcccagtgtccaggctcctacagctgcaccactgcccagtgtcaaaattccaccactgcccattgtccagactccaccactgcccagtgtccagactccaccattgcccagtgtccagactccaccactgcccagtgtccagactccaccattgcccagtgtccagactccaccattgcccagtgtccaaactacaccactgcccagtgtccagactccaccactgcccagtgtccaggctccaccactgctcagagtccgggctccttcaactgcaccagtgcccagtgtagctgcatcactgctcagtgtccaggctccaccattgttcagagtccgggctccttcagctgcaccagtgcccagtgtccaggctccaccactgctcagagtccgggctccttcagctgcaccagtgcccagtgtagctgcaccactgcccagtgtccagactccaccactgcccagtgtccaggctccaccactgctcagagtccgggctccttcagctgcaccagtacccagtgtccaggatcctttagatacaccagtgccctcagcaatg gctgttgacgaacactgcattcctggaatggaccgggtggatgcgttggcagagtgtctggtggagctgcgcacacagacaagcctcacacttaccaaccaacaagttgcgaccattgtgggtctgtggcagaacctggacaaatttgataaagacagggtggtgtatgctgctcgtcatcaagacaggctacttacaggacgttttaggtccccaaaaaagaaagctgtcttcactcctggtgtcgacagcacaaaaaggtgtgttttgggttctagcggctctccagcacagtggcctaattgctgtcgccttgttgaaatgattttcataagGTTATGTAACATCCACCGAAGCCCCAAGAAACAGCGGACAGAATGTCTGTCTAGATGGGATCTCATTCTTCGTGATTACAGAAAAATTCGGCAGCTAATCCTGAGCAATGGAACGGTGATGAGTGACACAACCCTTCAGCTAGTTGAGGTAAATCAGAGGACCCTTACGACATGGCACAATAACCGTTTAAAGGGTCAGGAGGTCTCCTTGCTGTTGCAAGGGCTGGACCTTCCAGAGGCACGTCCAGTGGCTTtggatgttttgcctccagcacgAGTACAGCCTGTTGTGCCTCCACAATATAGCCACCAGTTGCATACCTACCAGATGCCACCAGACACAGCTGGACAGGCAAAGACAAAGTTTAGAAAGATTGCGCCCTCAGCTACCTGTACATCTGccacagcaacttcaatctggccATCAGCCGTACACCCTCAGCATTCAGCCACGTCCAGCCAGCTAAGGACAATTTGTCCCAGGCCGACAGCACCACACCCATTGGTTCCTGACACACCCACTGCCCCTgttgtgtctcagatgtttctggtgCCCTGCCCAGCCCCATTTTCCACCATTAACCCTGGAGCAATTTCCTCTGAGCCACCTGCAAATGACACAGCCACTCCAACCAAACGATCGTACAATCGCACT CGTGGATTCGAACCTACGATTTCCTGA